The following are from one region of the Vicia villosa cultivar HV-30 ecotype Madison, WI unplaced genomic scaffold, Vvil1.0 ctg.000052F_1_1, whole genome shotgun sequence genome:
- the LOC131623100 gene encoding peroxisomal membrane protein 11B-like — translation MNDTVDKLVIFLAKRDGIDKLVKTFQYVSKLANWRVETTHPDISKRFKNWEVAAGLSRKAFRTGRFLTGFNTLRRNPGSTPTLRLLAVLSNSGEMVYFFFDHFLWLSRIGTLDAKLAKKMSFISAFGESLGYVFFIIADFILLKQGLNTERKLKKSSEGKEKSEDEKEIQKIKGDRIMRLMAVAANVADLIIGLAEIEPNPFCNHTLSLGISGLVSAWAGWYRNWPT, via the coding sequence ATGAATGATACAGTGGACAAATTGGTAATCTTCTTAGCAAAAAGAGATGGCATAGACAAGCTTGTGAAGACATTTCAGTATGTCTCCAAGCTTGCAAACTGGCGCGTGGAAACCACTCACCCTGACATATCCAAGAGGTTCAAAAATTGGGAAGTAGCTGCTGGCCTCAGCAGAAAAGCCTTCAGAACTGGAAGATTTCTCACTGGATTCAACACTCTTAGAAGAAATCCTGGTTCTACTCCCACTTTAAGGCTACTAGCAGTGCTTTCTAATTCAGGAGAAATGGTGTATTTCTTTTTTGACCATTTTCTTTGGCTGTCAAGAATTGGAACTTTGGATGCAAAGTTAGCAAAGAAGATGAGTTTCATATCAGCTTTTGGTGAGTCTTTGGGTTATGTTTTCTTCATTATAGCTGATTTCATTTTGTTGAAACAAGGGTTGAATACTGAGAGAAAGCTTAAAAAAAGTTCAGAGGGAAAAGAAAAATCAGAAGATGAGAAAGAGATTCAGAAAATAAAAGGTGATAGAATAATGAGGCTTATGGCTGTGGCTGCTAATGTTGCAGATTTGATCATAGGATTGGCTGAAATTGAACCCAATCCTTTCTGTAACCACACTCTTTCTCTTGGTATTAGTGGATTGGTTTCTGCATGGGCTGGTTGGTATAGAAATTGGCCTACATAA